The proteins below come from a single Thermoflexus hugenholtzii JAD2 genomic window:
- a CDS encoding methyltransferase, with translation MGVTDYYVWREFEDRIGNEWIRWAGKPGLEIWSHVDPGVALIAQVMEVGPQDHVLDLNCGVGWLGVLAARRTAGRIVLASDHGLAVEAARRTMAMNGLEGRALLIHGDGIPGLQPGTFDVVFLNIPKGKEVAQRLVRIAAWALKPGGRLYLAGPKRGGIEGIIAYAADLFGKAPVWAYGGGYRVAVATRPPDLRLEPPGEDFVEREATVRGRTWRFITRPGLFSWSALDEGTQHLIEQMEIRPQDHVLDLGCGYGIVGVIAGHEAREGRVVMVDISAAALEASRRTLSLYELPHVEVRLSDVIDGVRGERFDVVVTNPPIHQGFGVEREVAMQFVHDAPAVLRPGGRLYLVGAVVLPYRALIERAFGNVEILFDDRHYRVYRAIHRPRRLR, from the coding sequence ATGGGCGTGACCGATTACTACGTCTGGCGAGAGTTTGAGGATCGCATCGGGAACGAGTGGATCCGATGGGCAGGCAAGCCCGGCCTGGAGATCTGGAGCCATGTGGACCCGGGGGTTGCGCTCATCGCCCAGGTGATGGAAGTCGGGCCCCAGGATCACGTGCTGGATCTCAACTGCGGGGTGGGCTGGCTGGGGGTGCTGGCTGCCCGGCGCACCGCCGGCCGCATCGTCCTGGCCAGCGACCACGGCCTGGCGGTGGAGGCTGCCCGGCGCACCATGGCCATGAACGGCCTGGAGGGCCGCGCCCTCCTGATCCACGGCGATGGAATCCCCGGGCTCCAGCCCGGGACCTTCGATGTGGTCTTCCTTAACATCCCGAAGGGAAAGGAGGTGGCCCAGCGCCTAGTGCGCATCGCCGCCTGGGCCCTGAAGCCCGGCGGGCGCCTCTATCTGGCCGGGCCGAAGCGGGGTGGGATTGAGGGGATCATCGCCTACGCCGCGGATCTGTTCGGCAAGGCCCCCGTGTGGGCCTACGGCGGAGGCTACCGGGTGGCTGTGGCCACCCGCCCACCCGACCTCCGCTTGGAGCCCCCTGGGGAAGATTTCGTCGAGCGGGAGGCTACTGTCCGGGGCCGGACCTGGCGTTTCATTACCCGGCCCGGGCTGTTCTCATGGTCTGCTTTGGATGAAGGGACACAGCACCTCATCGAGCAGATGGAGATCCGCCCCCAGGACCATGTGTTGGATCTGGGATGCGGGTATGGCATCGTGGGGGTGATCGCCGGCCATGAGGCCCGGGAGGGGCGAGTGGTGATGGTAGACATCAGCGCCGCGGCCCTGGAGGCCAGCCGGCGCACCCTCTCCCTCTACGAACTGCCCCACGTCGAGGTGCGCCTGAGCGATGTCATCGATGGCGTGCGGGGGGAGCGCTTCGATGTGGTGGTGACCAACCCGCCGATCCATCAAGGCTTCGGGGTGGAACGGGAGGTGGCCATGCAGTTCGTCCATGATGCGCCCGCGGTGCTGCGCCCGGGCGGGCGGCTGTATCTGGTGGGCGCCGTGGTGCTCCCCTACCGCGCCCTCATCGAGCGGGCCTTCGGGAACGTGGAGATCCTCTTCGACGACCGGCACTACCGGGTTTACCGGGCCATCCACCGGCCTCGCCGGTTGCGATGA
- a CDS encoding stage II sporulation protein M: protein MPLVNEGMGLRDLGKRGQRWLRGAWVIFRRDLLDILRDWRLVSPLALLLFIFPVLALLSAEAATRYMAQFGAQLVAERLLPFLALATGFLPLTVCLIIPLETFVGEKERRTLEPLLAAPVSDLQLYVGKGLAALIVPTATSLLGVTLYLLILIARRALPPEPALVLSLYGILSLHAVVMVAGAIVISTQSHSVRGANLLASFIILPLSMLLVFESSLLFWGSYRMLVIILCILLAYAVLLVRMGIALFNREQLLSAEFDTLDLRGMARGFWRALRTGDPDGLPRSGWDGLWGPIRRSGGALATLALLGLMGFALGWSLTPGIGSLPAEAILERLGPGGQNLSRSLALPLTAWGIFIHNLRAVLVNTLLGALSLGLWVAFYPVGLMGFIGMLLRMLFTIDPSLGMAGILAVLPHGLVELPAVGLAFAGALRLSLTLLTPPHPRSLRDRLLLALADWIKLLGLAIPPLLLAAWIEAHVTPHLVLGWLAARLP from the coding sequence ATGCCGCTCGTGAACGAGGGGATGGGGCTCCGGGATCTGGGAAAGCGAGGTCAACGCTGGCTGCGGGGAGCGTGGGTGATCTTCCGGCGGGATCTGCTGGACATCCTGCGGGACTGGCGGCTGGTCTCGCCCCTGGCCCTGCTCCTGTTCATCTTTCCGGTGCTGGCCCTGCTCTCCGCGGAAGCCGCGACCCGCTACATGGCCCAGTTCGGCGCCCAGCTGGTGGCGGAACGCCTGCTGCCGTTCTTGGCCCTGGCGACCGGCTTCCTGCCCCTGACGGTCTGTCTCATCATCCCTCTGGAGACCTTCGTGGGGGAGAAGGAACGGCGGACCCTGGAGCCGCTGCTGGCGGCCCCCGTGAGCGACCTGCAGCTCTATGTCGGCAAGGGGCTGGCCGCCCTCATCGTCCCCACCGCCACCTCGTTGCTTGGGGTCACCCTGTATCTGCTCATCCTCATCGCGCGGCGTGCCCTTCCTCCGGAGCCAGCGCTCGTCCTCTCCCTTTACGGCATCCTGAGCCTGCACGCGGTGGTGATGGTGGCGGGGGCCATTGTGATCTCCACTCAATCCCATAGCGTCCGCGGGGCCAACCTTCTGGCCAGCTTCATCATCCTCCCCCTTTCCATGCTGCTGGTCTTCGAGTCCTCCCTCCTCTTCTGGGGCAGCTACCGGATGCTAGTGATCATCCTGTGCATCCTGCTCGCCTACGCCGTCCTGCTGGTCCGGATGGGCATCGCCCTGTTCAACCGGGAGCAGCTGCTCAGCGCGGAGTTCGACACGCTGGATCTGCGGGGGATGGCGCGGGGGTTCTGGCGGGCGCTACGGACGGGGGATCCCGACGGGTTGCCGCGAAGCGGATGGGATGGGCTCTGGGGGCCGATCCGCCGCTCCGGAGGGGCGCTGGCGACCCTGGCCCTCCTGGGGCTGATGGGGTTCGCCCTCGGGTGGTCCTTGACGCCCGGGATAGGCTCCCTCCCCGCGGAGGCGATCCTGGAACGGCTGGGGCCCGGCGGGCAGAACCTCTCGCGCTCGCTGGCCCTCCCGCTGACGGCGTGGGGGATCTTCATCCACAACCTGCGGGCGGTGCTGGTGAACACCCTCCTGGGGGCCCTCAGCCTGGGCCTGTGGGTGGCCTTCTATCCGGTGGGGTTGATGGGGTTCATCGGGATGCTGCTCCGTATGCTCTTCACCATCGATCCCTCGCTGGGGATGGCGGGGATCCTGGCTGTGCTCCCCCACGGGCTCGTCGAGCTGCCTGCCGTCGGCCTGGCGTTCGCGGGCGCGTTACGCCTGAGCCTGACGCTGCTCACCCCGCCGCATCCCCGGAGCCTGCGGGATCGCCTGCTGCTGGCTCTGGCGGATTGGATCAAGCTCCTCGGGCTGGCGATCCCGCCGCTCCTGCTGGCGGCCTGGATCGAAGCCCATGTGACCCCTCATCTGGTTCTCGGATGGCTCGCTGCTCGGCTCCCCTGA
- the der gene encoding ribosome biogenesis GTPase Der: protein MATRKPMVALVGRPNVGKSSLFNRLIGQRLALVDERPGTTRDRLHGEVIWNGFAFTLVDTGGLEVLPPKVEAGLRPAQPLAEDSAAFIPQIRAQAEIAIAEADVLVMVVDVQAGLTAADEAVAEVLRRTQKPVLVAANKADNPELREAAVEFYRLGLGEVYPISALHGTGIGELLDAIVAALPGLAEAEEEEGIRIAIVGRPNVGKSSLLNAILGEERVIVSPIPGTTRDAIDTPIEWEGKKIILIDTAGIRRRGQIRPGIERYSVLRALRAIQRSDVVLLVLDAQEGVTHQDAVIGGMVVDEARSVILVVNKWDLMLDERGRPRVKPEEFIQHIRGTLKFLDYAPVHFVSAKTGYGVPALLPLALQVYRERHVRLSTSELNRLVREALEAQPPPTRKGKPLKIYYVTQARTDPPTIVFFVNDADLVHFSYERYLENRIRARYPFTGTPLRLVFRGHERESS from the coding sequence ATGGCGACGCGCAAGCCGATGGTCGCCCTGGTGGGGCGGCCCAACGTGGGGAAGTCCTCCCTCTTCAACCGGCTGATCGGCCAGCGGCTGGCCCTGGTGGACGAACGCCCGGGGACGACGCGGGATCGCCTCCATGGGGAGGTGATCTGGAACGGCTTCGCCTTCACCCTGGTGGACACGGGTGGACTGGAGGTGTTGCCTCCTAAGGTGGAGGCCGGCCTCCGGCCGGCCCAGCCTCTGGCGGAAGACTCCGCCGCCTTTATCCCCCAGATCCGCGCCCAGGCTGAGATCGCCATCGCCGAGGCCGACGTCTTGGTCATGGTGGTGGACGTCCAGGCCGGCCTCACCGCCGCCGATGAGGCCGTGGCGGAGGTCCTGCGGCGGACGCAGAAGCCGGTGCTGGTGGCCGCGAACAAGGCGGATAACCCCGAGCTGCGGGAGGCGGCGGTGGAGTTCTACCGGCTGGGATTGGGGGAGGTCTACCCCATCTCCGCCCTCCATGGCACTGGCATCGGCGAGCTGCTGGACGCCATCGTGGCCGCTCTGCCGGGCCTGGCCGAAGCGGAGGAGGAAGAGGGCATCCGCATCGCCATCGTCGGGCGCCCCAACGTCGGGAAGTCCTCCCTGCTCAACGCCATCCTGGGGGAGGAGCGGGTCATCGTCAGCCCGATCCCCGGAACCACACGGGATGCCATCGACACACCCATCGAATGGGAGGGGAAGAAGATCATCCTCATTGACACGGCCGGGATCCGCCGGCGGGGCCAAATCCGGCCGGGGATCGAGCGCTACAGCGTCCTGCGGGCCCTGCGGGCCATCCAGCGCAGCGACGTGGTCCTCCTGGTGCTGGACGCGCAGGAGGGCGTCACCCATCAGGACGCGGTGATCGGCGGGATGGTGGTGGATGAGGCCCGCAGTGTGATCCTGGTGGTCAACAAGTGGGATCTCATGTTGGACGAGCGGGGACGGCCCCGGGTGAAGCCGGAGGAGTTCATCCAGCATATCCGGGGGACCCTGAAGTTCCTGGATTACGCGCCGGTGCATTTCGTGTCGGCGAAGACCGGCTACGGCGTCCCGGCCCTGCTCCCCCTGGCCCTGCAGGTCTACCGGGAGCGCCATGTGCGCCTGAGCACCTCCGAGCTGAACCGGCTCGTCCGCGAGGCGCTGGAGGCTCAGCCCCCTCCGACGCGGAAAGGGAAGCCTCTCAAGATCTATTACGTGACCCAGGCCCGGACCGATCCTCCGACCATCGTGTTCTTCGTCAACGACGCGGACCTGGTCCACTTCTCCTATGAGCGCTACTTGGAGAACCGAATCCGGGCGCGTTACCCGTTCACCGGAACCCCTCTGCGGCTGGTCTTCCGAGGGCACGAGCGGGAATCTTCATAG
- a CDS encoding energy-coupling factor transporter transmembrane component T family protein, with the protein MLVTWPYRRRGSFLEAFDPRARLLAALSLMLSTLFFWDVRVLAGLWGLALLYFRLNRLTWRETRRAWLFTGFVAFVFVFITFLTGRGGFEVYQTERLLARLVLPISLFGWTPAIPITVERLFFALSQMCRMGTVITAAILIPYTLDPSQYGVVFRGLGLPDKIAYAMDLAFRFIPTLGRDAMQTMDAQRARGYELENVRGGPIAQIRRLAPLVVPVTLHALMAAEDIIDAMDLRAFGVGRRTWLTELRFQRHDFLLLGLSAALFFGSMAAAALGFGRFWTP; encoded by the coding sequence GTGCTGGTGACATGGCCCTATCGACGGCGGGGCAGCTTCCTGGAGGCCTTCGACCCGCGGGCTCGTCTGCTCGCCGCCCTTTCGTTGATGCTCTCCACCCTCTTCTTCTGGGACGTGCGGGTGCTGGCGGGCCTGTGGGGCCTGGCCCTCCTCTACTTCCGGCTGAACCGGCTGACCTGGCGGGAAACCCGTCGGGCCTGGCTGTTCACCGGCTTCGTGGCCTTCGTGTTCGTGTTCATCACGTTCCTGACCGGCCGCGGAGGCTTTGAGGTCTATCAGACGGAGCGGCTGCTGGCCCGCTTGGTCCTGCCGATCTCTCTGTTCGGGTGGACCCCGGCCATCCCTATCACGGTGGAGCGCCTCTTCTTCGCCCTCAGCCAGATGTGCCGGATGGGGACGGTGATCACCGCTGCCATCCTGATCCCCTATACCCTGGATCCCTCCCAGTATGGCGTGGTCTTCCGGGGCCTGGGTCTGCCGGACAAGATCGCTTACGCCATGGACCTGGCCTTCCGCTTCATCCCCACCCTGGGACGGGACGCCATGCAAACTATGGATGCCCAGCGGGCCCGGGGATATGAGCTGGAGAACGTGCGCGGCGGCCCCATCGCCCAAATCCGGCGCCTCGCGCCCTTGGTGGTACCGGTCACCCTGCACGCCCTGATGGCCGCCGAGGACATCATCGACGCGATGGACCTGCGGGCCTTCGGCGTGGGACGCCGCACTTGGCTGACGGAGCTGCGGTTCCAGCGCCACGATTTCCTCCTCTTGGGCCTCAGCGCCGCCCTGTTCTTCGGGTCCATGGCCGCCGCCGCCCTGGGCTTCGGCCGGTTCTGGACGCCGTGA
- a CDS encoding YgaP family membrane protein produces MVVNMAGWDRIVRLIVAVVFILVSAFVLRFNTLGIILTVIAVVFILTSLIGWCPLYTVLGFRTKR; encoded by the coding sequence ATGGTGGTGAACATGGCCGGCTGGGATCGCATCGTGCGGCTGATCGTGGCGGTCGTCTTCATCCTGGTCTCAGCCTTCGTCCTCCGCTTTAACACCCTGGGCATCATCCTGACCGTCATCGCCGTCGTCTTCATCCTCACCTCCCTGATCGGCTGGTGCCCGCTCTACACGGTCTTGGGTTTCCGGACGAAGCGCTGA
- the pdo gene encoding protein disulfide oxidoreductase, with protein sequence MALLDARTREEVRRLLADLPHPVRLRVFIQHTDCIYCRETRQLVEEVAALSDRLSLEVHNRITDREVAERYGIDKVPAVVIEGDRDYGIRYFGIPSGYEFGSLIEDIRMVGARDSGLSPASRQRLARIQTPVHIQVFVTPTCPYCPRMVRLAHQAAFESPWIRADMIEAMEFPELADFYGVYGVPRTVINEVIHIEGAVPEGYFINELMKVTDPEAMAKATAAWERMRHAIAAGHAHSHHHDDED encoded by the coding sequence ATGGCGTTGCTGGACGCGCGCACCCGAGAGGAAGTCCGCCGGCTGCTGGCCGATCTGCCCCATCCGGTGCGGTTGCGGGTTTTCATCCAGCATACGGATTGCATCTATTGCCGGGAGACCCGACAGCTGGTGGAGGAGGTAGCGGCCCTCTCCGATCGCCTCTCCCTGGAGGTCCATAACCGGATCACGGACCGGGAGGTCGCGGAGCGTTACGGGATCGATAAGGTCCCGGCCGTGGTCATCGAAGGGGACCGGGACTACGGCATCCGCTACTTCGGGATCCCGTCTGGCTATGAGTTCGGCTCGCTGATCGAGGACATCCGGATGGTGGGGGCGCGGGATTCGGGGCTCTCGCCGGCGAGCCGCCAGCGCCTGGCCCGGATCCAGACGCCGGTCCACATCCAGGTCTTCGTCACGCCCACGTGCCCGTATTGTCCGCGGATGGTCCGGCTGGCCCATCAGGCGGCCTTCGAGAGCCCATGGATCCGCGCGGACATGATCGAGGCGATGGAGTTCCCCGAGCTGGCGGATTTCTACGGGGTCTATGGGGTGCCCCGCACGGTGATCAACGAGGTCATCCACATCGAGGGAGCCGTGCCGGAAGGCTACTTCATCAACGAGCTGATGAAGGTGACGGATCCGGAGGCGATGGCGAAGGCCACGGCGGCCTGGGAGCGGATGCGCCACGCCATCGCCGCGGGTCATGCCCACTCTCATCACCACGATGATGAGGACTGA
- a CDS encoding ABC transporter ATP-binding protein → MIQAEGLRKTFGNITAVEEVSLEVRPGEIVALLGPNGAGKTTTVRMLAALLRPTAGRALVAGYDVLRQPEEVHRRVGLLTELPGLYLRMTGYEYLAFFADLYEVPRPLLKQRLEAWLDRLELRGALHQRIATYSKGMRQKLALLRAFLPLPPVFLLDEPTSAMDPQSAQVAREMIRSLAQEGHAVLLCTHNLYEAEALAHRIAILCRGRILVEGTPQALRDRFLGPPVYELRLAAPAGQALELLPEGLAVVEWGDHWVRYRTSDPERENPRVLQALLAHGLPVVSLSEVPRPLEDLYLRILNGAAPPASPDPVAQFEGEHACRS, encoded by the coding sequence GTGATCCAGGCGGAAGGGCTTCGCAAGACCTTTGGGAACATCACCGCCGTGGAGGAGGTCTCCCTGGAGGTGCGCCCGGGGGAGATCGTAGCCCTCCTGGGCCCCAACGGCGCCGGCAAAACCACCACCGTCCGGATGCTGGCCGCGTTGCTGCGGCCGACGGCCGGCCGGGCCCTGGTCGCCGGCTACGACGTCCTGCGCCAGCCCGAGGAGGTCCACCGGCGGGTCGGGCTGCTGACCGAGTTGCCCGGCCTCTACCTGCGGATGACCGGCTACGAGTATCTCGCTTTCTTCGCGGATCTCTACGAGGTCCCCCGTCCGCTCCTGAAGCAACGGCTGGAGGCCTGGCTGGACCGCCTGGAGCTCCGCGGCGCCCTCCACCAGCGCATCGCCACGTATTCCAAAGGGATGCGCCAGAAGCTGGCGCTGTTGCGCGCGTTCCTCCCCTTGCCGCCCGTTTTCCTGCTGGACGAGCCCACCTCGGCGATGGATCCGCAGAGCGCCCAGGTGGCCCGGGAGATGATCCGCAGCTTGGCGCAAGAGGGTCACGCCGTTCTGCTGTGCACCCATAATCTCTACGAGGCCGAGGCCCTCGCTCACCGCATCGCCATCCTCTGCCGCGGCCGGATCCTCGTGGAGGGCACCCCCCAGGCGCTGCGGGACCGCTTCCTGGGGCCGCCGGTCTACGAGCTGCGTCTCGCCGCGCCGGCGGGGCAGGCCCTGGAGCTCCTCCCGGAGGGCCTCGCCGTTGTGGAATGGGGAGACCATTGGGTTCGCTATCGGACCTCGGATCCGGAGCGGGAGAACCCGCGGGTGTTGCAGGCGTTGCTGGCCCATGGGCTGCCGGTGGTCTCCCTGTCGGAGGTCCCTCGCCCCCTGGAGGACCTTTACCTCCGCATCCTGAACGGGGCCGCTCCGCCCGCTTCACCGGATCCAGTGGCCCAATTCGAGGGAGAACACGCATGCCGCTCGTGA
- the rnc gene encoding ribonuclease III: protein MGILRSRMGRLLANLPGWRREPFLSPIRSDEAPSGSTGTVREEGAPPASPEDSLRLLEERLGWSFQNPEWLREALTHRSYVNEHPGEGVRDNERLEFLGDAVLQLVVSAELFRRFPEWPEGRLTALRTALIRGEQLAAWAETLELGRFLRLGKGEAEGSRTRPSILADAFEALLGALYLDGGLAAAEALLRRLLPEAIARALENLERHDPKGRLQQWSQAVRGQTPVYEVVAVEGPPHAARFTVRVRIGEEVVGEGQGTSKREATREAARDALRRLGLEEA, encoded by the coding sequence ATGGGCATCCTGCGTAGCCGGATGGGACGCCTCTTGGCAAACCTCCCGGGATGGCGTCGGGAGCCCTTTCTGTCCCCCATCCGTTCGGATGAGGCACCCTCCGGATCCACCGGGACGGTCCGGGAGGAAGGGGCGCCTCCCGCTTCTCCTGAAGACTCGCTCCGGCTCCTGGAGGAGCGCCTGGGCTGGTCGTTCCAGAACCCCGAGTGGCTTCGGGAGGCCCTGACCCACCGCTCCTACGTCAACGAGCACCCCGGGGAGGGGGTCCGAGATAACGAGCGGCTGGAGTTCCTGGGGGACGCGGTGCTGCAGCTGGTCGTCAGCGCGGAGCTGTTCCGCCGCTTCCCGGAATGGCCGGAGGGGCGCCTGACGGCCCTGCGGACCGCCCTCATTCGGGGCGAGCAGCTGGCGGCCTGGGCCGAGACCCTGGAGCTCGGCCGCTTCCTCCGGCTGGGGAAGGGAGAGGCGGAGGGAAGCCGGACCCGGCCTTCCATCCTGGCAGACGCCTTCGAAGCCCTCCTGGGGGCGTTGTATCTGGACGGCGGGCTGGCGGCGGCCGAGGCCCTGCTGCGCCGGTTGCTTCCGGAGGCTATCGCGCGGGCCCTGGAGAACCTGGAGCGGCACGATCCGAAGGGGCGCCTGCAGCAGTGGAGCCAGGCGGTGCGGGGCCAGACGCCGGTCTATGAGGTGGTGGCGGTGGAAGGCCCTCCCCACGCGGCGCGCTTCACCGTGCGGGTGCGGATCGGGGAGGAGGTGGTCGGGGAAGGCCAGGGGACCAGCAAACGAGAGGCCACCCGGGAGGCTGCCCGGGATGCCCTGCGGCGCCTGGGCCTGGAGGAGGCGTAA
- a CDS encoding carbon-nitrogen hydrolase family protein — MREITVAAVQMDARLNEMEDNLSRMAEWIARVASEQRVDLIVFPELVTTGYECGARFTEWAQRIPGPSTHRIAQRAREFGVHVVFGMAVRERVETILYNSAVVIGPDGETLGVYHKVHLKGEERLLFRGGYRFPVFETGFGWLGVLLGWDLLFPEAARVLALSGAELLAVPAAWEQPLREEWRIVTRARALENTFFLVAANRVGKEVTYEFVGDSMILGPRGQVFASLDEPTEGYVVARIDLEEVRRQREELQVLQARQPNSYRLLAKPY, encoded by the coding sequence ATGCGCGAAATCACTGTGGCAGCTGTGCAAATGGACGCGCGTCTGAACGAAATGGAAGACAACCTGTCCCGCATGGCGGAATGGATCGCCCGGGTCGCCAGCGAGCAGCGGGTCGATCTGATCGTCTTCCCCGAGCTGGTGACCACGGGCTACGAATGCGGCGCCCGCTTCACCGAATGGGCCCAGCGGATCCCCGGTCCCTCCACCCACCGCATCGCCCAGCGGGCAAGAGAGTTCGGGGTCCACGTGGTGTTCGGGATGGCCGTCCGGGAACGGGTGGAGACCATCCTCTACAACTCCGCGGTGGTGATCGGGCCGGATGGGGAGACCCTGGGGGTTTACCATAAGGTGCACCTGAAGGGGGAGGAGCGGCTGCTCTTCCGGGGCGGCTACCGGTTCCCCGTCTTCGAGACCGGGTTCGGATGGCTGGGGGTGTTGCTGGGGTGGGACCTCCTGTTCCCGGAGGCCGCCCGGGTGCTGGCCCTCAGCGGGGCGGAGCTCCTGGCGGTCCCGGCGGCCTGGGAGCAGCCCCTGCGGGAGGAATGGCGAATCGTGACCCGGGCGAGGGCGCTGGAGAACACGTTCTTCCTGGTGGCGGCCAACCGCGTCGGCAAGGAGGTGACTTACGAGTTCGTCGGCGACTCCATGATCCTCGGGCCGCGGGGTCAGGTCTTCGCCTCCCTGGATGAGCCGACGGAGGGCTACGTGGTGGCCCGCATCGACCTGGAGGAGGTCCGCCGCCAGCGGGAGGAGCTTCAGGTCCTCCAGGCTCGCCAGCCCAACAGCTATCGGCTCCTGGCCAAGCCCTACTGA
- the prfA gene encoding peptide chain release factor 1 — protein sequence MERRWLEKLEAVERRYEELTALLADSVVAADLARLRSLSQEREELEPIVETFRRYRTVSRQREEAQQLLETAEEEELAALAREELERLTEEQERLEQELLRQLLPRDPNDEKNVIVEIRAGAGGEEAALFAADLFRMYTRYAERKGWAVELLSANETGLGGFKEVIFMIRGRGAYSRLKYESGVHRVQRIPITEASGRIHTSTATVAVLPEMDEVEVQIDPKDLIIETFRAGTAGGQHMQKNETAVRITHVPTGIVVSCQDERSQFQNKQRALAILRARLYELERRKREAEVREARRSQVGTAERAEKIRTYNFPQNRVTDHRIHLTLYRLQEVLDGDLDPLIEALILDDQTRRLAELQTAG from the coding sequence ATGGAGCGCCGATGGCTGGAGAAATTGGAGGCGGTGGAGCGGCGATATGAGGAGCTGACGGCCCTGCTGGCGGATTCGGTGGTGGCGGCCGACCTCGCCCGGCTTCGCTCCCTCAGCCAGGAGCGAGAGGAGCTGGAGCCCATCGTGGAGACTTTCCGGCGCTATCGAACGGTGAGCCGTCAGCGGGAGGAGGCCCAACAGCTGTTGGAGACCGCCGAGGAGGAGGAGCTGGCCGCCCTGGCCCGGGAGGAGCTGGAGCGGCTCACCGAGGAGCAGGAGCGCCTGGAGCAGGAGCTCCTGCGGCAGCTGCTCCCCCGCGATCCGAACGACGAGAAGAACGTGATCGTGGAGATCCGGGCGGGAGCGGGTGGGGAGGAGGCGGCCCTGTTCGCGGCCGATCTCTTCCGGATGTATACCCGCTACGCCGAGCGGAAAGGCTGGGCGGTGGAGCTCCTCAGCGCCAACGAGACCGGCCTGGGCGGCTTCAAGGAAGTGATCTTCATGATCCGCGGCCGCGGCGCCTACTCCCGCCTGAAATACGAGAGCGGCGTCCACCGGGTCCAGCGGATCCCCATCACGGAGGCCTCCGGACGCATCCATACCAGCACCGCCACCGTCGCGGTGCTCCCCGAAATGGACGAGGTGGAGGTCCAGATCGATCCCAAGGACCTCATCATCGAGACCTTCCGAGCGGGGACGGCGGGAGGACAGCATATGCAAAAGAACGAGACCGCCGTGCGGATCACCCATGTCCCGACCGGCATTGTAGTCTCCTGTCAGGACGAGCGGTCCCAGTTCCAGAACAAGCAACGGGCCCTGGCCATCCTACGGGCGCGGCTGTATGAGCTGGAGCGTCGGAAGCGAGAGGCGGAGGTCCGCGAGGCCCGACGCAGCCAGGTGGGGACCGCCGAGCGGGCGGAGAAGATCCGCACGTATAATTTCCCCCAGAACCGGGTCACCGATCATCGCATCCATCTCACCCTGTATCGCCTGCAAGAGGTCCTGGACGGGGATCTGGATCCGCTGATCGAGGCGCTGATCCTGGACGATCAGACCCGCCGCCTGGCTGAGCTGCAAACGGCCGGATGA
- a CDS encoding CDP-alcohol phosphatidyltransferase family protein, which produces MAAERWRAWAEPILARLARGLDSLGIHPNAVTILGFLLSLGAGLLVGLGLRWGAAALWALSGLCDALDGSLARLSGKASPAGAFLDSTLDRYSDGAILLGIGAAWQRAGTPWGSWIAGFALLGALMVSYARARGEGLGLSLREGFFTRLERFFLILLALLTGWYGPLLLLFALLAHLAALQRAARALRMLHAHSPSERSP; this is translated from the coding sequence ATGGCTGCGGAGCGATGGCGGGCGTGGGCGGAGCCGATCCTGGCCCGGCTGGCCCGCGGGCTGGATTCGCTGGGGATCCATCCGAACGCGGTGACGATTCTGGGGTTTCTGCTGAGCCTGGGCGCCGGGCTGCTGGTCGGCCTGGGGCTCCGATGGGGTGCCGCGGCGCTCTGGGCCCTCAGCGGGCTCTGTGACGCCCTGGATGGGTCGCTGGCCCGCCTCTCCGGCAAGGCCTCCCCGGCGGGGGCTTTCCTGGATTCCACGCTGGATCGTTACAGCGATGGGGCGATTCTGCTCGGCATCGGGGCGGCCTGGCAACGGGCCGGCACCCCGTGGGGCAGCTGGATTGCCGGGTTCGCGCTCCTGGGCGCCCTGATGGTCAGCTACGCCCGCGCCCGCGGGGAGGGGCTGGGCCTCTCCCTCCGGGAGGGCTTCTTCACCCGGCTGGAGCGCTTCTTCCTGATCCTCCTGGCCCTCCTCACCGGCTGGTATGGACCGTTGCTGCTGCTTTTCGCCCTCCTGGCCCACCTGGCCGCCTTGCAGCGGGCCGCACGGGCGCTGCGGATGCTTCACGCTCACTCCCCTTCTGAGCGTTCACCGTGA